A region from the Aegilops tauschii subsp. strangulata cultivar AL8/78 chromosome 5, Aet v6.0, whole genome shotgun sequence genome encodes:
- the LOC109763280 gene encoding ruBisCO large subunit-binding protein subunit alpha isoform X1, with translation MSLTTASFAAPACSSSSSWPPLPRWPCRLPRPARGCRRLAVRADVKVISSGDACRRGLAAGIHKLADAVSVTLGPKGRNVVIDQDDVPKVINDGVTIAKAIELPNSLEHAGAMLLQEIATKTNSTVGDGTTTAIILAREIISLGLLAVANGANPVALRKGIDKAVHELLGILKTKSIPVSTKEDIKAVASISAGNDEYVGNLIADALEKIGPDGIIKIESSSSIYTSVEVQEGMKIDKGYTSPHFITNPDKAIVEFENARVLLTDQRVNEIQEILPLLEKTTQLSVPLLIIAEDISHSVYSTLVLNKLNGLLNVAVVKCPGLGDEKKAILQDIAIMTGADFFVSDLGWGLQAITSDQLGMAQKITITSESTTIIAHPSMRPEIEARIMQLKKDLEETTSTYLKERFSARIAKLSRGVAVIKVGAATEAELEDRKLRVEDAKNATFAAISEGITPGGGVTYVELSKHIPSIMDLVDDPEEKIGVNIVGKALLVPAMTIARNAGADGSAVVEKILESEWRVGYNAMTDKFEDLVDAGVVDPCRVARCVLQNSASIAGLILMTQAMMFDKIKKKKSPIPEIPGLPPLQINQNS, from the exons ATGTCTCTTACCACAGCTTCCTTCGCCGCGCCCGCTtgctcctcatcctcctcctggCCGCCGCTACCCAGGTGGCCGTGCCGGCTACCCAGACCGGCGAGGGGCTGCCGCCGCCTGGCGGTGCGGGCGGACGTCAAGGTGATATCCTCCGGCGACGCTTGCCGCCGCGGGCTCGCCGCCGGCATCCACAAGCTCGCCGATGCCGTCTCCGTCACTCTCGGTCCCAAAG GGAGGAATGTTGTTATTGATCAAGATGATGTTCCTAAAGTAATTAATGATGGTGTCACAATCGCCAAGGCTATAGAACTTCCAAATTCACTTGAGCATGCAGGGGCCATGCTACTTCAAGAG ATAGCAACCAAGACAAACAGTACTGTTGGGGATGGAACCACGACAGCGATTATTTTGGCCcgagaaatcatcagccttggcTTATTGGCCGTTGCCAACGGTGCTAACCCAGTTGCTTTAAGAAAGGGCATTGACAAAGCTGTTCATGAACTGCTTGGGATCTTGAAGACAAAATCTATCCCTGTGAGTACAAAGGAGGACATAAAAG CTGTAGCATCAATATCAGCTGGCAATGATGAATATGTTGGCAATCTCATTGCCGACGCATTGGAGAAGATAGGTCCTGATGGAATAATCAAAATCGAGTCATCATCTTCCATATATACTTCAGTTGAGGTGCAGGAAGGAATGAAG ATAGACAAGGGTTACACCTCACCTCATTTCATCACAAATCCAGACAAAGCAATTGTTGAATTTGAAAATGCTAGAGTGCTTTTAACTGATCAACGGGTGAATGAAATCCAAGAGATACTTCCTTTGCTGGAGAAGACCACACAGTTGAGTGTCCCTTTGTTGATTATTGCCGAGGATATTTCACATTCGGTGTACTCGACTCTGGTTCTTAACAAACTGAATGGTTTGCTAAATGTTGCGGTTGTCAAATGTCCTGGTTTGGGAGATGAAAAGAAGGCTATTCTGCAAGATATTGCCATTATGACAG GTGCAGATTTCTTTGTTAGTGACCTTGGTTGGGGTCTTCAAGCAATTACATCTGACCAGCTGGGTATGGCTCAAAAGATCACTATCACGAGTGAATCTACAACTATAATTGCACATCCCTCTATGAGACCAGAGATTGAGGCTAGGATTATGCAACTAAAGAAAGATCTAGAGGAGACAACAAGTACCTATCTAAAAGAAAGGTTTTCTGCAAGAATTGCTAAACTCTCAAGAGGTGTAGCAGTTATCAAG GTAGGGGCAGCCACTGAAGCTGAACTTGAGGACAGAAAGCTGAGAGTGGAGGATGCGAAGAATGCAACTTTTGCAGCCATCAGCGAAGGCATCACACCTGGTGGTGGTGTAACATATGTTGAACTGTCTAAGCATATTCCCAGTATCATGGATCTCGTGGATGACCCGGAAGAGAAGATTGGTGTAAATATTGTGGGGAAG GCACTCCTTGTCCCTGCTATGACGATAGCTCGCAATGCCGGCGCAGATGGTTCAGCTGTCGTAGAGAAGATTCTTGAAAGCGAGTGGCGAGTTGGGTACAATGCGATGACAGATAAGTTCGAAGACCTTGTTGATGCCGGGGTGGTTGATCCGTGCCGGGTTGCAAGATGCGTGCTCCAGAACTCTGCTTCTATTGCAGGGCTAATTCTAATGACCCAAGCAATGATGTTTGATAAGATAAAGAAGAAAAAGTCGCCCATTCCTGAAATTCCAGGCCTCCCGCCGTTGCAGATAAATCAAAATTCTTAG
- the LOC109763280 gene encoding chaperonin 60 subunit alpha 2, chloroplastic isoform X2 yields the protein MLLQEIATKTNSTVGDGTTTAIILAREIISLGLLAVANGANPVALRKGIDKAVHELLGILKTKSIPVSTKEDIKAVASISAGNDEYVGNLIADALEKIGPDGIIKIESSSSIYTSVEVQEGMKIDKGYTSPHFITNPDKAIVEFENARVLLTDQRVNEIQEILPLLEKTTQLSVPLLIIAEDISHSVYSTLVLNKLNGLLNVAVVKCPGLGDEKKAILQDIAIMTGADFFVSDLGWGLQAITSDQLGMAQKITITSESTTIIAHPSMRPEIEARIMQLKKDLEETTSTYLKERFSARIAKLSRGVAVIKVGAATEAELEDRKLRVEDAKNATFAAISEGITPGGGVTYVELSKHIPSIMDLVDDPEEKIGVNIVGKALLVPAMTIARNAGADGSAVVEKILESEWRVGYNAMTDKFEDLVDAGVVDPCRVARCVLQNSASIAGLILMTQAMMFDKIKKKKSPIPEIPGLPPLQINQNS from the exons ATGCTACTTCAAGAG ATAGCAACCAAGACAAACAGTACTGTTGGGGATGGAACCACGACAGCGATTATTTTGGCCcgagaaatcatcagccttggcTTATTGGCCGTTGCCAACGGTGCTAACCCAGTTGCTTTAAGAAAGGGCATTGACAAAGCTGTTCATGAACTGCTTGGGATCTTGAAGACAAAATCTATCCCTGTGAGTACAAAGGAGGACATAAAAG CTGTAGCATCAATATCAGCTGGCAATGATGAATATGTTGGCAATCTCATTGCCGACGCATTGGAGAAGATAGGTCCTGATGGAATAATCAAAATCGAGTCATCATCTTCCATATATACTTCAGTTGAGGTGCAGGAAGGAATGAAG ATAGACAAGGGTTACACCTCACCTCATTTCATCACAAATCCAGACAAAGCAATTGTTGAATTTGAAAATGCTAGAGTGCTTTTAACTGATCAACGGGTGAATGAAATCCAAGAGATACTTCCTTTGCTGGAGAAGACCACACAGTTGAGTGTCCCTTTGTTGATTATTGCCGAGGATATTTCACATTCGGTGTACTCGACTCTGGTTCTTAACAAACTGAATGGTTTGCTAAATGTTGCGGTTGTCAAATGTCCTGGTTTGGGAGATGAAAAGAAGGCTATTCTGCAAGATATTGCCATTATGACAG GTGCAGATTTCTTTGTTAGTGACCTTGGTTGGGGTCTTCAAGCAATTACATCTGACCAGCTGGGTATGGCTCAAAAGATCACTATCACGAGTGAATCTACAACTATAATTGCACATCCCTCTATGAGACCAGAGATTGAGGCTAGGATTATGCAACTAAAGAAAGATCTAGAGGAGACAACAAGTACCTATCTAAAAGAAAGGTTTTCTGCAAGAATTGCTAAACTCTCAAGAGGTGTAGCAGTTATCAAG GTAGGGGCAGCCACTGAAGCTGAACTTGAGGACAGAAAGCTGAGAGTGGAGGATGCGAAGAATGCAACTTTTGCAGCCATCAGCGAAGGCATCACACCTGGTGGTGGTGTAACATATGTTGAACTGTCTAAGCATATTCCCAGTATCATGGATCTCGTGGATGACCCGGAAGAGAAGATTGGTGTAAATATTGTGGGGAAG GCACTCCTTGTCCCTGCTATGACGATAGCTCGCAATGCCGGCGCAGATGGTTCAGCTGTCGTAGAGAAGATTCTTGAAAGCGAGTGGCGAGTTGGGTACAATGCGATGACAGATAAGTTCGAAGACCTTGTTGATGCCGGGGTGGTTGATCCGTGCCGGGTTGCAAGATGCGTGCTCCAGAACTCTGCTTCTATTGCAGGGCTAATTCTAATGACCCAAGCAATGATGTTTGATAAGATAAAGAAGAAAAAGTCGCCCATTCCTGAAATTCCAGGCCTCCCGCCGTTGCAGATAAATCAAAATTCTTAG